Proteins encoded by one window of Octopus bimaculoides isolate UCB-OBI-ISO-001 chromosome 4, ASM119413v2, whole genome shotgun sequence:
- the LOC128247639 gene encoding chitin deacetylase 7-like isoform X2 gives MGLQNVMRLRKNTNGIICEDGCDPNMCRLPDCRCPGINIPGGHASSETPQIVMLTFDDAINEKNINYYHYLFGREKQSNLHNPNGCPIKSTFFITDVDNSYTLTNEIYQQGHEIASHTMTHKYPIEYWKNLSYTEYEKEVKGVTDKL, from the exons ATGGGGTTGCAAAATGTTATGCGACTTCGAAAGAATACAAACGGAATCATCTGTGAAG ATGGATGTGATCCAAATATGTGCCGCCTTCCCGACTGTCGCTGTCCTGGCATCAATATTCCTGGTGGACATGCATCTAGTGAAACACCTCAAATAGTTATGTTGACTTTTGACGATGCAATCaacgaaaaaaatattaattactatCATTACTTGTTTGGTCGTGAGAAGCAATCGAACCTGCACAACCCAAACGGATGTCCAATCAAATCCACTTTCTTTATAACAGACGTCGATAACAGTTATACTTTAACTAATGAAATATACCAACAAGGCCACGAAATAGCTTCGCACACCATGACGCATAAATATCCCATAGAGTATTGGAAAAATTTAAGCTACACCGAATACGAAAAAGAAGTGAAAGGCGTAACCGATAAATTGTAA